Sequence from the Actinomyces slackii genome:
CCCCCTCGACGTCTCCTTGGCGGAATTGGGATTGGAATCGCTTGCCGCGCTTGAGCTGCGCCGATCCGTCAAGAACGAATTTGGTGTCCAACTCGCGCTGGAACTGCTAATCCAAGGGCCCAGCATCGACGGTCTGGGTGCGTCTATCCTGAGGATCATCAACGGCGCCGATGACAGTCGTTCCAGACATGAAGCGGACGAGCAGGTCTCGTGGCACTCCGGCGAATATTCGACGCAGCCCGGCGATTGGCTGGCCCATGAGCGTCTAAGCGCGGCACCGCGCGCCCGGCTCTTCTGTATTCCCTACGGCATCAAGGGCGCATCGCTGTACGCCTCGTGGAAAAGCCTGTTGCCCGACGACATCGACGTGTGCCCCGTGCAGTTCCCCGGGAAGGAGGGCAGAATCAACGAGCGACCCATCTCCGAGATGGATGAAGCGGTGGGTGCGCTCGAGCAGGTGCTCGCTAGCTACATGGACCGGCCCTTCGCGATCTATGGGCACAGTGTGGGGGCCTTGGTGGCCTTCCGGTTGGCCCATCGTCTTGCCGAGCGATCCGACGGGTTGCTGCGGCACTTGTTCGTGGGGGCATTTTCGTCGCCGTCGATCGGGTCCAACCCCGTCTATGACCGCGTGGTCGAATCCTTCCATGAATTCGGTTTCGACACGCTCCCCGAGGTGGAGGAGTTGATCCAGATGCCGAAGGATCGGTCCCAAGAGTACGAGGACTACATCAGTGAGACCTTCGGAATCGAGGTCAATGACGAGATGCGCTATGCACTAAAACCCGTCGGGTACTCGGACTTCCGGCTTGTGCACACGTATCAGTTCGACCCCGACGAGGAGGGTCTGACGATTCCTATCGCTGGCTACCACGGTCGCAGCGACACGTTCGTGGTCGAGGAGGAGATGCGCGCTTGGGAGGGGTTGACCAGCGGCTCCTTCGCATTGCGCGTGTTCGAGGGCGACCACTTTTTCCTCCACCACGACCAGAGCGAGCAGGAGTTGCTGGACGACCTTCGTGACCGCTTGTACTCAGTCTCGTGAAGGCGGCCCGGCCGCGCCGGACCCCTTTGTCAGCGTCGCGGCGTGAGCGGCGTGCGCGAAATACTTGGGAGCTACCGATACATCGGCGGTGATTCCGGCGACGGTGAATCCCTGATCTCGCTGGGGCGCAGCGTGCCGTCGGGGGAGAGATCGAAGACCCGGTGAGTCCGAGCCGGGACAGCAGGTGACGGTCGTGGCTGACGATGTGGACTGCTTGGGTGTTTTTCGGACTGTGTGTTGTGTTGGTCAGGCTGGCTTCCTGTGGTCCAGGAGGTCTTGTTCCACCTCGTTGGGGGTGCGGTATCCAAGAGAGGAGTGCAGCCGGGCGTGGTTGTAGACCAGCTCGATCCATGAGGCAATATCATTCAAGGCCTTGCCCCGTGTGGGGTACACCATCCGGCGCACCCTCTCATTCCCGGGCGTGGCATTGAAGGACATCGCATGGCTCGGACCCATGCGTTGTCCCAGCACACCCCGGTCCTACCCACCGACAAGCGAATATTGCTGGAATTAAACAAAACCGTATTCCGGTGTGTTCTTGGGTGGATATTGGTGTGGGCGGGGCATAGAATGGGCGCATGCGAGTTGATGTCACGTCGGATGAGCGCGATGTCCTTGTGGGGTGGAAGAAGCGCAATGACACGCTGATCCTGGTCAGATTGAAAGCCGAGGCGATTCTCTACGCGTCCCGTGGCGTTGACGTGGGTGTTATCGCTGAAATGGTCGACCGAGCCGAAAGGACCGTGAAGGAATGGCTCTCGGACTGGCGGCGCACCAGGTTGCATTCCGTCGTGACCGGGCATGCCGGAAATGAGAACTGAGGTGTTTCAGCGTTAATGTCCGCTTTGGGCGGTTGGATCAGACCACATCGGGGTGGTCGTGGTTGGGTTGATTGTCTCGTTGGTTGCGGTGGTAGGCAAGCCGGTCTTGGGCGGCTCGTCTCAGGCCGTCCTGGCGGGCCTGGCGGATGGCCTGGCCGCGACCGGTGTGCTCGTCGTGGGGTGTGACGTAGCCGATGCCGGAGTGCAGACGGGCGGTGTTGTACTCGGTGCGCACAGTGTCGAGCTCGGCTCGAAGGATGGCGGGATCGGTGATGGCCAGCAGGTGAGGCCACTCGTGCTTGAGCGTGCCGTTGAGAGACTCGATCCACGCTTGGTCACTCGGGGTGGCCGGGCGGCCGAAATGCTGGGCGATAGCGACCATGGCCATGAACTTGCGGGTGTTCGCCGAGATCATCTGCGAGCCGTTGTCCGACACCGCCAGCAGGATCGGGGTCAGTTCCTCGTCCCCGTCAGGGTCTGTGGCCTCATCCAGCGCGTCGGCCCGCTCCAGGGCGGCCTCCAGCAGTCCCTCGGCATCCAAGGCCTGTTCAAAAGCCAGCCGGACCTGGGTGTGGGTCTCCTCAGATGAGACGACGTGGGTGATCCACTTGCGTGACACCAGGTCCTCGATAATCAGCACGGTCATGCCGCAGGCGGTGAAATGGGTGGAGTCGTAGATCCAGATCGAGTTGGGGGTGTAGGTCGCCCAATCGGGGAACGGACGACGCCTGGATCCCGACGGTCTCGGCGGGTGACGAAACCTCAGGCCGTGGTCGTTGAGCACCCGGCGCACCGTGGAGGGGCCAACCCAGAACAGCCCGTTATAGGAGCCTCGGTGAGTCAGCCGGCGGTGGGAGAAATCCTTGTCCCCGAAGGCTTCGAAGGCCTCCAAGATCGCCTCGACCTCACAGGGCGTCAGCGCGTTGACCGATGCGCCGGGACGGGCATCGACCAGCCCGGTCTCGGTGTTGACCCGCCACCGGCGCCTCCATCGGCGGGCCCGGCGCACATCCAATCCCAGGACCTCGCAGGTCTTGGATACAGCCCATCCCTGGCCGGTGGCGTAGTCCACCGCCTCCAGCAGTCCCTGCTTGACGCGCGCGTCGACCCGGGCGGGGACCGGGGCCCCGACACTCATTCCGAGCCCCCTTTTTTCTCCAGCACCGTCAGCTTGACCGCTAGTTCCTTAACCGCTTCGCTCAGACGTTCGATCTCGGCGTGAGCCTGCTCCAGTTCCACGTCCCGGGCCGGCTTGCCCCGAGCCCCGGGCTTCGAGGCCGCCAAGGCCGTCAACGCCCCGTCCTTGGCGACCTGTCGCAGGCGAATGATCGTAGACCGGTCCACCTCGGCCTGGCTCGCGGCCTGTGAGATCGTGACCTCACCGCGGACCAGCCGTAGCCAGATCTCGTACTTCGCCGATGGCGACAGCACCTTCTTCGGTCGCCGCTTCCTCGGTACCGAGCTCCCGTTGTTGCTCATCGCGCCCCCTCCTGAAGGCCTCATCAAGACCGTACCGATGTTGCTTGATCCCAGACCCAAAACCGGACACGAACGCTGAAGCAAACCAGAACGCCGGGGCGTGTTGACTGTTCTGTGTAAGCCCCTCTGTTGGAAGGACTGACACACTGATTGAGGGTGACTGATGAGACGACTGCTCCTGCTTCGGGCGCGGAGGTGGCTCGGGCGCTTCGGGACTCCGGGGCCCTGGATGAGCTGTTCGAGCGGATCGAGGACGGCTCTGTGGCGCTTGAGGGGCTGTGATGGCCTGCTGCCTGCTCTGCTTAACTGGCTCTTCGTGTTTAGGGGTGTAGGAGTTTTTTCCTGAATCCTCCGGCGTGGATGAGGCTGCGGGTGGTGTAGTGGGTCAGGTTGCGAAAGCCCAGGGCGATGCCGCGCAGGTGCTCGAGCCTGCCGTTGATAGCCTCGGTGGGGCCGTTGGAGGCGTGGGGGTGGTCGAAGTAGGCCAGGATGTCGTGGCGGCGCTTGCGCAGGGTCCGACCGAGCTCGGCCAGTTCGCCCAGGGCCTGGGGGACACCGGTGCCAAGGGTGTCGATGATCTTGGTCATCAGGGCCTTGCCGGCGGCGGGGGTCTTGGCGCGGTAGGCGGCGATGATCCGCTGATAGGCGCTCCAGGTGGCTTCCACCGCGGCGTGACGCTCATCGGCGAACACGCCCTCGAGGCGATCCCAGGCCTTGTCGGTCAGCAGTCCCGCCCCGGTGCGCAGCAGTCTGCGGGCCTTGTACAGGGGGTCGTTCTTGCGGCCTCGGCGCCCGGTGGTCTGGCGCTGGAGGCGCTGACGCGTGCGATCGAGCTTATCGCCGGCCAGGGCCACCACGTGGAAGGGATCCATGACCTCGGTGGCGTCGGGCAGGGCCTGAGCGGCGGCGCTCTTGAACCCGGTGAAGGCGTCCATGGCCACCACCTCGATTCTGTGGCGGAAGGCCTCGTCCTGTCCTTCGAGCCAGTCCTTGAGGGCCCGCTTGGACCTGCCAGGGACCATGTCCAGCAGCCGAGCGGGACCGGTGCCCGTGCGCACGGGGGTCAGGTCGATAACGACGGTGACATACCTATCGCCCCTGGCGGTGTGGCGCCAGGCGTGCTCATCAACCCCGATGACCTCCACGCCCTCCAGGCGGCCGGGGTCCTCGAGCAGCACCTGCTGGGCCCTGGACAGGATCGAGCTGTTGGCGGTGTGCCAGGCCACCCCCAGAGCCTTGGCGATGCGCGACACGGACATGAACTCCGCCCCCAGGGCTCGCATCCCCCAGTCCACCGCCGACCACGTCAGCCTGGAGCGCTTGGCGGCGACCCGGGCGGCATCCTGCCTCCACACCCGGCGGCACGGCGCGCAGGAAAAGCGCCGCAGGCGCACCACCAGCTGTGTGGGGCGCCACCCCACCGGCAGATGGGCCAGACGACGCGAGACGGTGCCCACAGCCACCCCCTGAGCCCCGCAGACCCGGCAGAAGGGATCCTCCAGGCTGACCGCCAGGCGGCACTCCACCACCGCCCCATCGTCCTGCAGGCGCTGGCCCACCGCCCGCAGGCCCAGGGCCTCCAGCCCCAGGAAAGTGGTCAGATCAGCAGCGGTGAAGGTAGTGTCAGCCATGTCGAGGTCCTCGCAGATGGGTTGTCTAAGCAGCTCCCATCATCAGAGGACCTCGACCCCTACCCCAGCAACGACGCACCCCCACCACACACAATCACACCAATAACCCCCACCTACCACACCCCTAAACACGAAGAGCCGCTTAACTCGTTGGAGGCCGGGCTGCGCGCCGAGCTTGATGACCACCTGGGCTATGCCAAGGGCGAGCCCACGACTGCGGCTCGCGGCAACGCCCGTAACGGCACCACTGCCAAGACCGTGGATTGACAGGTGGGCTCTTTTGAGACCGGTGGTCCCCCGGGATCGGGCCGGGACCTTCACACCGCGCCTGGTGCGTAAGGGCCAGAGGCGCACGGGGCGGGCTGGATGCGTGTGAATCACCAGGCCTGGTTCGCCGGTGGGATTGATAAGTGCGGGATATCTCCCACCACCTGCGCAAGACCCTGGATGTGGACCTGTCCAGTGCGACGATCCCTCGAAGATCACCGACGCGGTGTGCGAGGCGGTCCTGGACTGGCAGCGCCGCCCCTGGAGGCCTACCTGCCCGGTGATCTACCTCGACGCGATCCGCGTCAAGGTCCGCCAGGGCCACCGGGTGATGAGCCGGGCCGCCCATATCGCCATCGGGGTCGACATGGAAGGGATCAAGCACGTCCTGGGGATCTGGGTCCAGGCCGACGAAGGGGCCTCGCTGACGGGCGGCATGTGTGCGCCGACCTGGCCAATAGAGGCGTGGCCGATGCGCCTGATCGTAGAGGGGGCACCTCCCGCTTGAAAGCGAAGCGCGCGGGGGAATGCGATGGGCTGACGGGCCTGCCCGAGGCCATCGAGGCGACCTGGCCCGACTCAGTGGTCCCCACCTGCGTGGTCCACCTGATCCGCTCCTCCATGCGGTTCGTGTCCTACGGGGACCGCAAGAAGGTCGCCGCCGCCCTCAGACCGATCTACACCGCCCCCAGTCAGGAGGCCGCCTGGAAGGCCCTGGAGGACTTCGCATCCAGTCCCCTGGGAGGTAAGTATCCCGAGACCGCAGCGACCTGGGAGAGGGCCTGGGAGCGATTCACGCCGTTCTTGGCCTTCCCCCCAGCCCTGAGACGGGTCATCTACACGACCAACTCCATTGAGTCGCTGAACTACCAGCTGCGCAAGGTCACCAAGTCCCGCGGCCAGTTCCCCAGTGATGAGGCGGCCGTCAAGCTGCTGTGGCTGACCATCTGCGACATCGAGGACAAACGGGCCCACCAGCGAGCCAAGGAGGCCGGCAAGCGCGCCCCCGACAGGCGCGCCAAGGGCCACCTCATCGAGGGCCAGACCACCACCAGCTGGACACAGGCCCTGGCCCAACTCACCACCGCCTACCCCGACCGCATCAACCCCTACCTCTGATCAAACCCGCTTACACAGAAAACTGGGGTGAGTGGTGTTTCTCGGACAGGGGAGGATTTTCATCCTCCTTTGATTCGATAGGATGGAGCCATGTCAAGGGCAAAGTACTCTGATGAGTTCAAGGAACAAGTGGTGCGCGAGGTGATCGAGAAGGAACGGTCGATCGCGTCGGTGGCCGCTTCCTACGAGTTGGTGCCCCAGACGGTGGGCAACTGGGTCGCGAAGCACAGGAAGGAGCACGGCAGCGCTGAGGAAAGAGAAGCGGTTGCCGAAGCCGAGGAGGTAGCCCGCCTGAGGAAACAGGTCCGCGAGCTGCAGCAGGAGAACGAGTTCCTGAAAAAAGCGGCGGCCTTCTTCGCGAAGGAACAGCGGTGAGTCACAAGTATGCGCTCATCAATCGCGAGGAAGGCAACTACCCGATCGTCTCGATGTGCCGGTGGTCGAAGGTCTCCCGTTCGGGCTACTACTCCTGGCGGGACCGGCCACAATCGGCGACCTCAATGAGAAGGGAAGAGCTGACGGCCCTGATCAAGGCCGAGTTCGAGGCCTCGGACGGCACCTACGGGTACCGCAGGATTACCGCCCGTCTGGGGCGCAGAGGCGTGGTGGCGCACCATGACACCGTGCGCTCCATCATGCGCGAGCGCGGCCTGGTGGCCGCTCAGCCTCGCCGAAGGACTCGCACCACCACCCCGGCGGCCGACCTGAAGGAGTGGCCAGACCTGGTGGAGCGCGACTTCACCGCCACGGCGC
This genomic interval carries:
- a CDS encoding ISL3 family transposase, whose product is MADTTFTAADLTTFLGLEALGLRAVGQRLQDDGAVVECRLAVSLEDPFCRVCGAQGVAVGTVSRRLAHLPVGWRPTQLVVRLRRFSCAPCRRVWRQDAARVAAKRSRLTWSAVDWGMRALGAEFMSVSRIAKALGVAWHTANSSILSRAQQVLLEDPGRLEGVEVIGVDEHAWRHTARGDRYVTVVIDLTPVRTGTGPARLLDMVPGRSKRALKDWLEGQDEAFRHRIEVVAMDAFTGFKSAAAQALPDATEVMDPFHVVALAGDKLDRTRQRLQRQTTGRRGRKNDPLYKARRLLRTGAGLLTDKAWDRLEGVFADERHAAVEATWSAYQRIIAAYRAKTPAAGKALMTKIIDTLGTGVPQALGELAELGRTLRKRRHDILAYFDHPHASNGPTEAINGRLEHLRGIALGFRNLTHYTTRSLIHAGGFRKKLLHP
- a CDS encoding integrase core domain-containing protein encodes the protein MSVGAPVPARVDARVKQGLLEAVDYATGQGWAVSKTCEVLGLDVRRARRWRRRWRVNTETGLVDARPGASVNALTPCEVEAILEAFEAFGDKDFSHRRLTHRGSYNGLFWVGPSTVRRVLNDHGLRFRHPPRPSGSRRRPFPDWATYTPNSIWIYDSTHFTACGMTVLIIEDLVSRKWITHVVSSEETHTQVRLAFEQALDAEGLLEAALERADALDEATDPDGDEELTPILLAVSDNGSQMISANTRKFMAMVAIAQHFGRPATPSDQAWIESLNGTLKHEWPHLLAITDPAILRAELDTVRTEYNTARLHSGIGYVTPHDEHTGRGQAIRQARQDGLRRAAQDRLAYHRNQRDNQPNHDHPDVV
- a CDS encoding transposase, with protein sequence MSRAKYSDEFKEQVVREVIEKERSIASVAASYELVPQTVGNWVAKHRKEHGSAEEREAVAEAEEVARLRKQVRELQQENEFLKKAAAFFAKEQR
- a CDS encoding helix-turn-helix domain-containing protein — its product is MRVDVTSDERDVLVGWKKRNDTLILVRLKAEAILYASRGVDVGVIAEMVDRAERTVKEWLSDWRRTRLHSVVTGHAGNEN
- a CDS encoding integrase core domain-containing protein produces the protein MGPSHAMSFNATPGNERVRRMVYPTRGKALNDIASWIELVYNHARLHSSLGYRTPNEVEQDLLDHRKPA